From Saprospiraceae bacterium, one genomic window encodes:
- a CDS encoding tryptophanase, with amino-acid sequence MEYTFKTLAEPFRIKMVEPIQGTTFSHREEVLCNAGYNPFLLDSKDVYIDLLTDSGTGAMSQSQWAGMIVADESYAGASSWIKLEKVVKDLTGMPYVLPTHQGRAAERILYGLLGGSDKLFLSNTHFDTTRANIEYTGATALDLIPEEALDQNLYLPFKGNMDLHKLEYQLRNQTRKKVAAVILTATNNSSGGQPVSMENAKGVRDLCNRYGAMMIIDGCRIAENSYFIHHREEGYQNTSYGEIAREMLSMADAFVMSAKKDGMVNMGGLLCMKDKELNLKCINQLIISEGFTTYGGLTGRDMEAMAIGLQEVFEEDYLHYRIRSTAYLGEKLKAKAVPVIWPIGGHAVYIDAASLFPKIPIDQYPGQVLVCELYKIAGIRCVEVGSVMFGKYDLNGKLIPAPKELVRLAIPRRVYTQSHIDYVLEAFDYILKMKDATTGYQIIYEPPFLRHFTARFEKL; translated from the coding sequence ATGGAATATACCTTCAAAACCCTGGCTGAGCCATTCAGAATTAAAATGGTAGAACCCATTCAGGGAACTACCTTTTCCCATCGAGAAGAAGTCCTTTGCAATGCAGGTTACAATCCTTTTTTGCTAGATTCAAAAGATGTCTACATTGATTTATTGACCGATTCTGGCACGGGAGCCATGAGCCAATCCCAATGGGCCGGGATGATTGTAGCCGACGAAAGCTATGCAGGTGCAAGTAGTTGGATCAAACTTGAGAAGGTAGTGAAGGATTTAACTGGAATGCCTTATGTATTGCCAACGCATCAGGGAAGGGCCGCGGAAAGAATATTGTACGGTTTATTGGGAGGTTCTGACAAGTTATTTTTAAGCAATACCCATTTTGATACCACCAGAGCCAATATCGAATATACTGGAGCCACCGCATTGGATTTGATTCCTGAGGAGGCTTTAGATCAAAACCTTTATCTCCCTTTCAAAGGAAACATGGATCTTCATAAACTGGAGTATCAGCTCCGGAATCAAACCAGGAAGAAAGTTGCAGCGGTCATTCTAACGGCTACCAATAATTCTTCCGGAGGTCAGCCTGTCAGCATGGAAAATGCCAAGGGAGTGAGGGATTTGTGCAATCGCTATGGCGCAATGATGATCATCGATGGCTGTAGAATTGCAGAAAACTCCTATTTTATCCATCACAGAGAAGAAGGATATCAAAATACAAGCTATGGAGAAATCGCTCGTGAAATGCTATCCATGGCAGATGCTTTTGTCATGAGTGCCAAAAAAGATGGAATGGTCAATATGGGAGGCCTGCTTTGTATGAAAGACAAAGAACTCAACCTGAAATGCATAAATCAACTCATTATATCGGAAGGATTCACCACCTACGGAGGATTGACGGGCAGAGACATGGAGGCGATGGCCATAGGCTTGCAGGAAGTTTTCGAAGAAGACTATTTGCACTATCGCATTCGCAGTACGGCCTACCTGGGTGAAAAATTAAAAGCCAAAGCTGTGCCTGTTATCTGGCCCATAGGAGGACACGCGGTGTACATCGATGCTGCCAGCTTGTTTCCAAAAATTCCCATTGATCAATATCCCGGACAGGTATTGGTTTGTGAACTTTATAAAATTGCAGGTATCAGATGTGTTGAAGTGGGGAGTGTGATGTTTGGTAAATACGACCTCAATGGAAAGTTGATTCCTGCTCCAAAGGAATTGGTCAGATTGGCCATTCCGAGAAGAGTGTACACCCAAAGTCACATTGATTATGTACTGGAGGCGTTTGACTATATTTTGAAAATGAAAGACGCTACAACAGGTTATCAAATCATTTATGAGCCTCCTTTTTTAAGACATTTTACAGCTAGATTTGAAAAACTTTAG
- a CDS encoding OsmC family protein: protein METHEYRVNLDWDKGRTGTLSSPELKSSIMVATPPQFSGGLPDIWSPEHLFTASVVSCFMTTFLAIAENSKFEFLNFQCNAMGVLSNKEGKYAMTSIFLHAQLTIKDQSLWEKAKRLLEKSEKLCLISQSIHTEVTLDIEIIFSA, encoded by the coding sequence ATGGAAACACATGAATATAGGGTAAATCTTGATTGGGATAAAGGCCGCACAGGGACACTCAGTTCTCCGGAATTAAAATCTTCCATCATGGTGGCCACACCTCCACAGTTTTCTGGTGGGCTTCCTGATATTTGGTCTCCGGAACACCTTTTTACAGCTTCGGTAGTAAGTTGTTTTATGACGACATTTTTAGCTATAGCAGAAAATTCAAAGTTTGAATTTTTAAATTTTCAATGCAACGCAATGGGAGTATTAAGCAATAAGGAAGGCAAGTATGCAATGACCAGTATTTTTCTTCACGCACAGTTGACCATCAAGGACCAGTCCTTATGGGAAAAAGCCAAACGCTTGCTTGAAAAATCAGAAAAACTTTGTCTGATCAGCCAGTCAATTCATACGGAAGTTACTTTGGATATTGAGATAATCTTTTCTGCTTGA
- a CDS encoding prolyl oligopeptidase family serine peptidase has protein sequence MKRICSILFLCFCLSFVHAQKKSGQPPLIDREIFFGDPEISGAQLSPNGKFMSFIKPFNGTRNIWVKKANQAFDAAVPITADTKRPIGNYFWSRDSKYILYVQDKGGNENYHVYAVNPIEKAAEGSEVPPARNLTDLKNVRSYIYAVPKTNTDLMYVGLNDRDPAWHDLYEIKISTGERKMLRQNTDRMVAWIFDRRDKLRLAMRSNPDGSTDLLKVEPTGLTKIYSCGVLENFSPVNFHENGQQIYMETNVGSDLSRLVLFNINTKAETLVESDPEKKVDFGRAMFSDVTNKLVATFYEGDKQRIYWKDERFEEEYKMLQKQFKGMEIGFDNSTKDENTWLISVYSDTDPGSKYLYERMSKKTTFLYRPRPKMPIDDLAPMTSIRYKSSDGLEIQAYLTLPKGLPQKNLPLLVIPHGGPWARDQWGYNSYAQLWSNRGYAVLQPNFRASTGFGKKFIDAGNKQWGDKMQDDITWGVQHLVKKGMVDAKRVGILGGSYGGYATLAGLTFTPDVYACGVSIVGPSSLLTLLESIPPYWEAGRKIFHERMGDPTNEMGAAQLKRQSPLYSVDKIKVPLMVVQGANDPRVKKAESDQIVIAMRDKNLPVEYILAPDEGHGFARPVNHMAYIASAEKFLAKHLGGRAQEDMTDEVAKRLKEITVDIATVQLIQQEDLSQVQKATPARELKEGTFSYDVKLEAMGKTMEFREVVDITDDSISWRLSSAMETPMGKVYDEGVFSKSKLSAIKRELSQGSMEMKINYSPTGVEGQMTMNGTNTPIKIATMDECFADGPAQFVLIASLPLAPDYKSMIINTDLQKMKEKLMVVEVIGSEIVKGKDCHLVQIKPANGDGGEIKYWISKSANPMTIKYRMVNPDMGGAIITGILQD, from the coding sequence ATGAAACGAATCTGCTCAATTCTCTTCCTCTGTTTTTGCCTGAGCTTCGTCCATGCTCAAAAAAAATCCGGACAGCCGCCCCTCATCGATCGAGAGATTTTCTTTGGGGATCCTGAGATCAGTGGTGCCCAGCTCTCTCCCAACGGCAAGTTTATGAGTTTTATAAAACCCTTTAACGGGACCCGCAACATATGGGTCAAGAAAGCCAACCAGGCCTTTGACGCAGCTGTTCCGATCACCGCGGACACCAAAAGGCCCATTGGCAACTATTTTTGGAGTCGCGACAGCAAGTATATCCTCTATGTACAAGACAAGGGAGGAAATGAGAATTACCACGTCTATGCGGTTAACCCCATCGAAAAAGCTGCCGAAGGCTCTGAGGTCCCGCCAGCGAGAAATCTCACAGATCTAAAAAATGTGAGATCTTATATTTATGCCGTTCCTAAAACTAACACAGACCTCATGTACGTCGGACTTAACGACCGCGACCCTGCCTGGCACGATTTGTACGAAATTAAAATATCCACTGGAGAGCGAAAAATGTTGAGACAAAATACCGATCGCATGGTAGCCTGGATCTTCGATCGCAGGGATAAACTTCGACTTGCCATGAGATCCAATCCCGATGGCTCTACTGACCTTCTAAAGGTCGAACCCACAGGGCTAACCAAAATATATTCCTGCGGAGTATTGGAGAATTTTTCTCCAGTCAATTTCCATGAAAACGGACAGCAAATCTATATGGAAACCAATGTTGGATCTGATCTGAGCCGGCTGGTCCTTTTCAATATCAATACCAAAGCGGAAACTCTGGTGGAGTCAGATCCAGAAAAAAAAGTGGATTTCGGAAGGGCCATGTTTTCTGATGTTACCAACAAGTTGGTTGCTACTTTTTACGAAGGCGACAAACAAAGAATTTACTGGAAAGATGAAAGGTTTGAAGAAGAGTATAAAATGCTTCAAAAACAATTTAAGGGAATGGAAATAGGATTTGACAACAGCACCAAGGACGAGAATACCTGGCTCATCTCCGTATATTCAGATACCGATCCGGGTTCAAAATACCTCTATGAGAGAATGTCCAAAAAAACCACCTTCCTGTACAGGCCAAGACCCAAGATGCCCATTGATGACCTGGCTCCAATGACTTCCATCCGCTATAAATCTTCCGATGGATTGGAGATACAGGCTTATTTAACTTTGCCAAAAGGTCTTCCTCAAAAAAATCTACCCTTGCTTGTCATACCTCATGGAGGCCCCTGGGCCAGAGATCAGTGGGGTTATAATTCCTATGCCCAATTATGGTCCAATCGCGGATACGCCGTTTTGCAGCCCAACTTCAGAGCTTCTACAGGATTTGGTAAAAAATTCATCGATGCTGGAAATAAACAATGGGGTGACAAGATGCAGGATGACATCACCTGGGGAGTCCAGCATTTGGTTAAAAAAGGTATGGTGGATGCCAAAAGAGTGGGTATTTTGGGAGGCTCTTATGGCGGATATGCTACCCTTGCAGGACTTACTTTTACACCGGATGTGTACGCCTGCGGCGTATCCATCGTAGGACCATCCAGTTTGCTAACTTTGTTGGAGTCTATTCCACCCTACTGGGAAGCGGGAAGAAAAATATTTCACGAAAGGATGGGCGATCCTACCAACGAGATGGGAGCTGCCCAACTTAAAAGACAATCTCCTCTATACTCCGTCGATAAGATCAAAGTTCCTTTGATGGTCGTGCAGGGAGCCAACGACCCCAGGGTCAAAAAAGCAGAATCCGATCAGATCGTGATCGCGATGAGGGATAAAAATCTCCCGGTGGAATACATTCTTGCTCCGGATGAAGGGCACGGTTTCGCCAGACCTGTGAATCATATGGCTTATATTGCGTCTGCCGAAAAATTTTTAGCCAAACATCTTGGTGGCCGTGCCCAGGAAGATATGACCGATGAAGTTGCCAAAAGACTAAAAGAAATAACGGTGGACATCGCAACAGTTCAATTAATTCAGCAAGAGGATCTTTCTCAGGTTCAAAAGGCCACACCTGCCAGAGAATTGAAAGAAGGCACATTTAGTTATGATGTCAAACTTGAGGCGATGGGAAAGACCATGGAATTTAGAGAAGTGGTAGATATCACAGATGACAGTATCAGCTGGAGGTTGAGCAGTGCCATGGAGACCCCGATGGGTAAAGTGTATGATGAAGGTGTTTTCAGTAAATCCAAATTGAGTGCCATAAAAAGAGAATTGAGTCAGGGATCGATGGAAATGAAAATCAATTATTCCCCTACCGGTGTCGAAGGACAGATGACCATGAATGGCACCAACACACCCATTAAAATTGCCACCATGGATGAATGTTTTGCGGATGGACCAGCGCAGTTTGTGCTGATCGCAAGTCTTCCGCTTGCACCGGATTACAAAAGCATGATCATCAACACTGATTTACAAAAAATGAAGGAAAAATTGATGGTTGTTGAAGTCATTGGAAGTGAAATCGTAAAGGGAAAAGATTGTCATTTGGTCCAAATCAAACCAGCAAATGGCGATGGCGGTGAAATTAAATATTGGATTTCAAAATCTGCAAATCCAATGACGATCAAATACAGGATGGTCAATCCGGACATGGGAGGTGCGATCATTACCGGCATTTTACAAGATTAA